Proteins from a genomic interval of Sinorhizobium fredii USDA 257:
- a CDS encoding NAD/NADP octopine/nopaline dehydrogenase family protein, which produces MKVTICGAGRTGHLNAVLFKQNPGIDVSVLTTSATVAARWASGGDLWQAVTRDGRTLSARPDYSGTDPSAALDNADMVLITQPAQARSALLHRIAPYLPTDKSVYIGAIPGFCGFDWLAAKVLSGRDNVVIWGMKDVPHIAYDLIAGQRVRMGGAKAELFVALDRRESAASAAALMAMLNRIYEAPVNLLKDYLEITLTPGNALMHPAVLYALIGPGAPWEKRPFDEALCWWSDCPQAGAELLEACDAENQAIRRASEARLGIDLSSVKPLQQELIEAYGDQIGDDRTMYTLLRTNRAYAGIPAPLVPNPHGPGLVIDRGSRAFHEDIAFGQALLVTMAERLEATVPAIAKTYRWACDYHGKLAAGTPDYVPADWPEAA; this is translated from the coding sequence ATGAAGGTGACCATTTGCGGCGCTGGCCGCACCGGACATTTGAACGCGGTGCTGTTCAAGCAGAACCCGGGCATCGATGTTTCGGTCCTGACCACGTCCGCCACCGTGGCCGCGCGATGGGCGAGCGGGGGCGATCTCTGGCAAGCGGTGACGCGAGACGGTCGCACCCTGAGTGCTAGGCCCGACTACAGCGGAACCGACCCGAGCGCGGCGCTCGACAACGCTGACATGGTCCTCATAACGCAACCCGCCCAGGCAAGATCCGCGCTCTTGCATCGTATAGCGCCGTATTTGCCGACGGATAAGAGCGTCTATATCGGCGCGATTCCTGGCTTTTGCGGCTTCGACTGGCTCGCGGCAAAGGTGCTTTCGGGGCGTGACAATGTGGTGATCTGGGGCATGAAGGACGTGCCCCATATCGCCTATGATCTGATTGCAGGCCAGCGCGTGCGGATGGGCGGCGCCAAGGCAGAACTCTTCGTTGCCCTGGATCGCCGGGAAAGCGCTGCGAGCGCCGCCGCACTGATGGCGATGTTGAATCGCATCTACGAGGCGCCCGTCAACCTGCTCAAGGACTATCTCGAAATCACGCTGACGCCGGGCAACGCGCTGATGCACCCGGCCGTGCTCTACGCGCTCATCGGCCCCGGCGCACCGTGGGAAAAAAGACCGTTCGACGAAGCCCTGTGCTGGTGGAGCGACTGCCCACAAGCAGGCGCCGAGCTCCTGGAAGCTTGCGATGCGGAAAACCAAGCGATCCGCCGGGCGAGCGAGGCACGTCTCGGCATTGATCTCAGCTCAGTGAAGCCGCTTCAGCAGGAACTGATCGAGGCCTATGGCGACCAGATTGGGGATGACCGAACCATGTACACGCTTCTACGCACAAATCGCGCCTATGCGGGCATTCCTGCCCCCCTCGTTCCCAATCCACATGGCCCGGGGCTCGTCATCGATCGCGGAAGCCGCGCCTTCCATGAGGATATCGCTTTCGGACAGGCGCTGCTCGTCACGATGGCAGAACGGCTCGAGGCGACGGTACCGGCGATCGCCAAGACCTATCGCTGGGCGTGCGACTACCACGGCAAATTGGCTGCGGGTACACCAGACTATGTCCCAGCCGACTGGCCGGAGGCCGCCTGA
- a CDS encoding ParB N-terminal domain-containing protein, whose protein sequence is MEHCPLSAAQLIPTEEVNPDRVDALQAQILQTGSWTVPITAEKDALFVIDDYHRLTAAHRLRLTRMPVLLLDNDSVRVESWRPGGNITPAEIFAMARSGRKFPYKTTRHVFAHGLPTCDVPLELLSSPTPMDMAPVFSAGAL, encoded by the coding sequence ATGGAACATTGCCCTCTCTCCGCAGCACAATTGATCCCAACAGAAGAGGTGAACCCTGACAGGGTCGATGCACTGCAGGCCCAAATCCTGCAAACAGGCTCATGGACCGTGCCAATAACAGCCGAGAAGGATGCCTTATTCGTGATTGACGACTATCACCGGTTGACGGCTGCGCATCGCCTCCGGCTCACCAGGATGCCGGTGCTTCTTCTCGACAACGATTCGGTGCGGGTAGAGAGTTGGCGCCCAGGTGGGAACATTACTCCGGCTGAAATCTTCGCGATGGCGCGCAGCGGCCGCAAGTTTCCCTACAAGACGACCCGGCACGTTTTTGCCCACGGCTTGCCGACATGCGATGTGCCGCTTGAGCTTTTGAGCAGTCCCACTCCGATGGACATGGCGCCGGTCTTTTCCGCGGGGGCGCTGTGA
- a CDS encoding PLP-dependent cysteine synthase family protein — translation MLHTTVTQLIGQTPVMSIDVPGRNATLVLKIEKNNPGGSMKDRMARSMVIAALEDGRLAPGGTIVESSSGNTGTGLALAALEFGLRFIAVVDHHAAPDKIRMMRALGAEIRYVEGDFREDEVAVVERQRLAAQLGAQLPGALFMNQSDNPANPAGYTGLVDELVAQLPDGIDAFVGCVGTGGSMTGISQRVKRNNPAVRTIAVEPAGSIVFGKPGHPYYQSGTGTPAGDEVGKVLDYGCIDEGVQVTDTQAFETARYIARRKGLLVGGSTGGAIYKALEFIGAGKLTGTVVTTVADGGEKYLGTIFDEEWMAKRRLLDPAIAAQLDGWLFGKARAA, via the coding sequence ATGCTGCACACGACCGTAACACAATTGATCGGCCAGACGCCGGTCATGTCGATCGACGTGCCGGGCCGCAACGCCACCTTGGTTCTGAAGATCGAGAAGAACAATCCCGGCGGCTCGATGAAGGATCGTATGGCTCGCAGCATGGTGATTGCGGCCCTTGAGGATGGGCGCCTCGCTCCGGGCGGCACGATCGTTGAATCATCGTCGGGAAATACTGGCACGGGGCTGGCGCTCGCAGCGCTGGAATTCGGGCTGCGCTTCATTGCCGTGGTGGACCACCATGCAGCGCCCGACAAGATCCGCATGATGCGGGCGCTAGGGGCTGAGATCCGCTATGTCGAAGGCGACTTTCGCGAAGACGAGGTCGCAGTCGTCGAGCGCCAACGCCTCGCAGCGCAACTCGGCGCGCAGCTTCCGGGCGCGCTGTTCATGAACCAGTCCGACAACCCGGCAAATCCGGCAGGCTATACCGGCCTCGTGGACGAACTGGTTGCCCAGCTTCCCGACGGCATCGACGCCTTTGTCGGCTGCGTGGGGACCGGCGGCTCGATGACCGGAATCTCCCAGCGTGTGAAGCGTAACAATCCGGCCGTACGCACTATTGCCGTGGAGCCGGCCGGCTCGATCGTTTTCGGCAAGCCGGGGCACCCCTATTACCAGTCAGGAACGGGCACGCCCGCCGGCGATGAGGTCGGCAAGGTGCTGGACTATGGCTGCATCGACGAAGGCGTGCAGGTGACCGATACGCAAGCCTTCGAGACGGCGCGGTACATCGCCCGGCGCAAGGGACTGCTCGTTGGCGGCTCGACCGGCGGCGCCATCTACAAGGCGCTGGAGTTCATTGGCGCCGGCAAGCTCACCGGCACGGTCGTCACGACGGTTGCCGATGGCGGCGAGAAATATCTTGGCACGATTTTCGATGAGGAATGGATGGCGAAGCGCCGCCTGCTCGACCCGGCAATCGCTGCCCAGTTGGATGGCTGGCTATTCGGAAAGGCGCGGGCAGCATGA